From Nicotiana tabacum cultivar K326 chromosome 15, ASM71507v2, whole genome shotgun sequence, the proteins below share one genomic window:
- the LOC107774164 gene encoding uncharacterized protein LOC107774164, translating into MDSGNSGSVQSSSGGGDEEYDSHGGSISTFLNSSAHFGSISSNPLPQFLSHQPTLFDPPHDSQNFNSNFQDSANSLYNNDLLWPKSLGSDNNFNNFGNLNSSSTSATNHAILGTNTQVPNYNSIPIKSSIVHQPNVGKNPKKRSKASRRAPTTVLTTDTINFRQMIQEFTGICL; encoded by the coding sequence ATGGATTCTGGAAATAGTGGCAGTGTGCAATCTTCAAGTGGTGGTGGTGATGAAGAGTATGATTCACATGGGGGCTCAATCTCAACTTTCTTGAATTCTTCAGCTCATTTTGGTTCAATCTCATCAAATCCACTCCCACAATTTCTTTCTCACCAACCCACTCTCTTTGATCCTCCTCATGACTCACAAAATTTCAACTCCAATTTCCAAGATTCAGCAAATTCTCTTTACAATAATGATCTTCTCTGGCCTAAATCATTGGGATCCGATAACAATTTTAACAACTTTGGAAACTTAAATTCCTCATCAACAAGTGCTACTAATCATGCGATTTTGGGTACTAATACTCAAGTTCCAAactataattcaataccaataaAATCAAGCATTGTTCATCAGCCTAATGTGGGAAAAAATCCAAAGAAACGAAGCAAGGCATCGAGGCGGGCGCCAACAACTGTTCTAACAACTGACACTATAAATTTTCGACAAATGATTCAAGAATTCACAGGGATCTGCTTATAA